The nucleotide window AATAGGATACACCGGCGGATCCACCAGTTCCAGCTTTGTGGCCGATAATCCGTTCGACTGTGCTCATATGGTTGAAACGCCAGAGCTGCTGCTTGCTGCCGATATCGACAAGCTTTTCTGCAAGCTCATAAAGATCCCAGTACTGGTCGACATTGCGGTAAACCGTCAGCCACGCTTCCTCGACGCTTGCATTTGGTTCGTACGGCTGCGACCAGTCACGGTTCAGCGCGGCGTCATCGATCTGAAGTCCGCGCATTGACAATGCCTGGATGGCGGCATCATAAATCGAGCGTTCGTGCAGTGCATCCTCCATGGTTTTGTGCAGTTCCGCATCATGCTTATAGACGGATAAAACATGTGCCTGCTTCTGCCCAAGAGCGAATTCAATCAGCCGGTTTTGATAGGATTGGAATCCGGATGAATGCCCAAGCTTGTCACGAAACTCCATATATTCTGCCGGAGTCAGCGTCGACAGCACACTCCATGATTGAATCAGCTGTTCCTGAATCCGCGACACCCTAGACAGCATCTTGAAAGACGGCTCCAGATCATTTTTTCGGATGCAGTCAATCGCCGCGTTCACTTCATGTAAAATCAGCTTCATCCACAGCTCACTTGCCTGATGGATAACGATGAAGAGCATTTCATCGTGGTGATCCGACAAACGCTGCTGACTGGATAAGATTTTATCCAATTGCAGGTAGCTCCCATAGGACAACTCTTTTGAAAAATCAGTATGGATTT belongs to Mesobacillus sp. AQ2 and includes:
- the kynA gene encoding tryptophan 2,3-dioxygenase; this translates as MKEEQKTPHEIHTDFSKELSYGSYLQLDKILSSQQRLSDHHDEMLFIVIHQASELWMKLILHEVNAAIDCIRKNDLEPSFKMLSRVSRIQEQLIQSWSVLSTLTPAEYMEFRDKLGHSSGFQSYQNRLIEFALGQKQAHVLSVYKHDAELHKTMEDALHERSIYDAAIQALSMRGLQIDDAALNRDWSQPYEPNASVEEAWLTVYRNVDQYWDLYELAEKLVDIGSKQQLWRFNHMSTVERIIGHKAGTGGSAGVSYLKKVVDHRFFPELWSLRTKL